A genomic segment from uncultured Desulfuromonas sp. encodes:
- a CDS encoding arsenate reductase ArsC: MPDKLHLLFLCTGNSCRSQMAEGWTRHLKGDVIEVYSAGIETHGLNPNAVKVMAEAGVDISGHRSQHLDEFKDTPIDVVVTVCGHAHETCPYFPANCKVVHVGFDDPPHLARALAEQGASEEQQLDCYRKVRDEIKAFVETLPESVTE; this comes from the coding sequence ATGCCCGATAAACTGCACCTGTTGTTTTTATGCACCGGCAATTCCTGCCGCAGCCAGATGGCCGAAGGCTGGACCCGCCACCTCAAAGGGGATGTGATTGAGGTCTATTCCGCCGGGATTGAAACCCACGGCCTCAACCCCAATGCCGTCAAAGTGATGGCCGAAGCCGGGGTCGATATTTCCGGTCACCGCTCCCAGCACCTGGATGAATTCAAGGACACACCCATCGATGTCGTCGTCACCGTGTGCGGCCACGCCCACGAAACCTGCCCCTATTTTCCGGCCAATTGCAAAGTGGTGCATGTCGGTTTTGACGATCCGCCGCACCTGGCCCGCGCGCTGGCCGAACAAGGTGCCTCGGAAGAGCAACAGCTCGACTGCTACCGCAAGGTGCGCGATGAGATTAAAGCCTTTGTCGAAACCCTGCCGGAATCCGTCACGGAGTAG
- a CDS encoding potassium transporter TrkG codes for MSQPGSELFFAVRPKLIGHYFGQFCLIMAALNLVTFGVSLFSAPDGHISLSYALIIVALLLAWLVLKRLHVSQRMQMNEAMVLASLVFLVVPFIMTIPLLVSGVAFMDALFETVSAVTTTGLSTLPGMEGKPLIFTFSRAWMQWYGGLGIVVFSLALVLRPGLSALRLAAMDEPDDLVGGTRAHARRVIIVYSILTLVGISLWLLLGGSLRDGVLYILSAVSTGGFAPTSGSFADLPHVRLAWVVTLATLAGALPLALYHQTWRNGLRPLLDNVEIRLLATLLLVFTALVTLSMWSTGTPWETALHHAPLMVCSAQTTAGFSSLDPGTLDPGSKLLLILAMLIGGGVGSTAGGFKLLRLLVVLTLIRHFVRTMSVPPNTVLRQKVGKKILEGDDVQDALMIILLFIGAVVLSWLPFVAYGYDPLNALFDVVSATATVGLSTGVTGPDLPNFLKGVLCVDMFLGRLECTAWLIFFYHRTWFGRKRDN; via the coding sequence ATGTCCCAACCCGGCAGTGAACTTTTTTTTGCGGTACGCCCCAAGCTGATCGGCCATTATTTCGGCCAGTTCTGCCTGATCATGGCCGCACTCAACCTGGTCACATTTGGGGTTTCACTGTTCTCAGCGCCAGACGGACACATTTCTCTGAGTTACGCCCTGATCATTGTTGCGTTGCTGCTGGCTTGGCTGGTGCTGAAACGCCTTCATGTTTCCCAGCGCATGCAAATGAATGAAGCGATGGTTCTGGCGTCACTGGTATTTCTGGTGGTGCCGTTTATCATGACCATCCCGTTACTGGTGTCCGGCGTTGCCTTTATGGATGCCCTGTTTGAAACCGTGTCTGCGGTGACCACCACCGGTCTCAGCACCCTGCCCGGCATGGAGGGCAAGCCGTTGATTTTCACCTTTTCCCGTGCCTGGATGCAATGGTACGGCGGATTGGGCATTGTTGTCTTCTCCCTGGCATTGGTGCTACGCCCCGGCCTGTCAGCCCTGCGTCTGGCAGCTATGGATGAGCCGGATGATTTGGTCGGTGGGACCCGCGCACATGCGCGACGGGTGATCATCGTCTATAGCATCTTGACTCTGGTTGGCATCAGCCTGTGGCTGTTGCTCGGCGGGTCGCTACGCGACGGCGTACTGTATATCCTTTCCGCCGTCTCCACCGGCGGCTTCGCCCCCACCTCGGGCAGCTTTGCCGATCTGCCCCATGTCCGTCTGGCATGGGTGGTCACCTTGGCCACGCTGGCCGGTGCTCTGCCGCTGGCGCTGTATCATCAGACCTGGCGCAACGGCTTGCGCCCGTTGCTCGACAATGTGGAGATCCGTTTACTGGCGACCTTGCTGCTGGTGTTCACGGCGTTGGTCACTCTATCGATGTGGAGCACCGGTACGCCTTGGGAAACCGCCCTGCATCATGCGCCACTGATGGTGTGCTCGGCCCAGACCACGGCGGGCTTTTCCAGCCTTGATCCGGGCACACTCGATCCCGGCTCAAAGCTGCTGCTGATCCTGGCCATGCTCATCGGCGGCGGCGTCGGTTCGACGGCCGGTGGCTTTAAACTGCTGCGGCTGCTGGTGGTGCTGACCTTGATCCGCCATTTCGTGCGCACCATGAGCGTGCCGCCCAACACGGTGTTGCGGCAAAAAGTGGGGAAAAAGATTCTCGAAGGTGACGACGTTCAGGATGCGCTGATGATCATCCTGCTGTTCATCGGCGCCGTGGTGCTGTCGTGGCTGCCGTTCGTCGCCTACGGCTACGATCCGCTCAATGCCCTGTTCGACGTGGTCTCCGCCACCGCAACCGTTGGCCTGTCCACCGGCGTCACCGGGCCGGATCTGCCCAATTTCCTTAAAGGGGTGCTGTGCGTCGATATGTTCCTCGGCCGCCTGGAATGCACGGCCTGGCTGATTTTCTTTTATCACCGGACCTGGTTCGGTAGAAAGCGAGATAACTGA
- the feoB gene encoding ferrous iron transport protein B, with protein sequence MTHTATIALAGNPNSGKTTLFNAITGARQHVGNYPGITVDRKEGTLNLNNTRVNIVDLPGCYSLSAYSQEELVARKVLVDERPDIVVDIVDATKLERHLYLAIQFFELGIPVMLTLNMMDEAAKKGLRIDTQRLATLLKCPVVETIARSGEGKKEMLEKALLYAAERGGSWQPLKISYGADLDVALDAMVEKIEAARFMTNRYPARWVALKYLENDDEIVTAGRTLGSVAFELEEMVREVDTHCRTTLNTTPEALIADYRYGLINSILRQGIVERPQQENRKELTEKLDNVLTNRLFGPLIMFGVLYAMFQITFTLGEVPMGWFESFFGWLGETATALIPEGMLQSLIVSGVIDGVGGVMGFVPLIAIMFLMIAFLEDSGYMARVAYMLDRVLRMFGLHGCSAMPFIISGGIMGGCAVPGVMATRTLRSPKEKLATLITAPFMPCGAKLPVFLLLIAAFFSENEAQIMFSITLGAWAMALLVSKLLRSTIIKGEPTPFVMELPPYRLPTLRGVLIHTWERVWQYIRKAGTVILAVSILLWAAMTFPGLPDEQIAAYDQQRIAVANQMTDMEQRSALIDEINNHEAQETLRYSVAGQIGSFFEPVSQWAGFDWRTNIALVGGFAAKEVIVSTFGTAYSLGEIDPEDAAPLSHQIATDPTWNKYTAISLIIFVLLYAPCFVTVVTMAKESSWGWALFSTVFNTALGFGMAVAVYQVGTRLLS encoded by the coding sequence ATGACGCATACTGCCACCATTGCTCTGGCCGGCAACCCCAACTCCGGCAAAACCACCCTGTTCAATGCCATTACCGGTGCCCGTCAGCATGTCGGCAACTATCCCGGCATCACGGTTGACCGTAAAGAAGGCACCCTCAACCTGAACAACACCCGCGTCAATATCGTCGACCTGCCCGGCTGCTACTCGCTGTCCGCTTATTCACAGGAAGAGCTGGTCGCCCGTAAAGTCCTGGTCGATGAACGACCGGACATCGTGGTAGACATCGTCGATGCCACAAAACTGGAGCGCCACCTTTATCTGGCCATTCAGTTTTTTGAATTGGGCATCCCGGTGATGCTGACTCTCAACATGATGGATGAAGCCGCCAAAAAAGGGTTGCGAATCGACACGCAAAGACTCGCCACACTCCTTAAATGCCCGGTGGTGGAAACTATCGCCCGTTCCGGTGAAGGCAAAAAAGAGATGCTGGAAAAAGCGTTGCTGTACGCTGCGGAGCGTGGGGGTTCCTGGCAACCGCTTAAAATTTCCTACGGAGCAGACCTCGATGTGGCGCTGGACGCCATGGTGGAAAAAATTGAAGCGGCGCGCTTCATGACCAATCGCTATCCGGCCCGCTGGGTCGCCCTGAAATATCTCGAAAACGACGATGAGATTGTTACCGCTGGACGCACTCTTGGCAGCGTTGCTTTCGAGCTCGAAGAGATGGTCCGCGAGGTGGATACACATTGCCGTACGACCCTCAACACCACACCGGAAGCCCTCATTGCCGACTACCGTTACGGACTGATCAACTCTATCTTGCGCCAGGGCATCGTTGAACGCCCCCAACAGGAAAACCGCAAAGAGCTGACCGAAAAGCTGGATAATGTGCTCACCAATCGCCTGTTTGGTCCACTGATCATGTTCGGCGTGCTCTACGCCATGTTCCAAATCACCTTTACCCTTGGGGAAGTCCCCATGGGCTGGTTTGAAAGCTTTTTTGGCTGGCTCGGCGAGACGGCCACGGCGCTGATCCCGGAAGGCATGCTGCAATCATTAATTGTCTCCGGTGTCATTGACGGCGTTGGCGGCGTCATGGGCTTTGTGCCGTTGATCGCCATCATGTTCCTGATGATCGCCTTCCTCGAAGATTCCGGCTACATGGCAAGGGTCGCCTACATGCTTGACCGCGTGTTGCGCATGTTTGGTCTGCACGGCTGCTCGGCCATGCCGTTTATCATCTCTGGCGGCATCATGGGTGGTTGCGCCGTACCCGGCGTGATGGCCACTCGCACCCTGCGCAGCCCCAAGGAAAAACTCGCCACCCTGATCACCGCGCCGTTCATGCCGTGCGGCGCCAAGCTGCCGGTGTTCCTGCTGCTCATTGCGGCCTTTTTCAGCGAAAACGAAGCACAAATCATGTTTTCGATCACTCTGGGCGCCTGGGCCATGGCTCTGCTGGTTTCCAAACTGCTGCGTTCCACCATCATCAAGGGCGAACCGACCCCGTTTGTCATGGAGTTGCCGCCCTATCGTCTGCCGACCCTGCGCGGCGTACTAATTCACACCTGGGAGCGGGTCTGGCAATACATTCGCAAAGCCGGTACCGTGATTTTGGCGGTGTCGATTCTGCTGTGGGCGGCCATGACCTTCCCCGGCTTGCCGGACGAGCAGATTGCCGCCTATGACCAACAACGTATTGCCGTCGCCAATCAGATGACAGACATGGAACAACGCAGCGCGCTCATTGACGAGATTAACAACCACGAAGCTCAAGAAACCCTGCGCTATTCCGTCGCCGGGCAGATCGGCAGCTTCTTTGAGCCGGTCAGCCAGTGGGCCGGATTTGACTGGCGCACCAACATTGCGCTGGTCGGTGGTTTTGCCGCTAAAGAGGTCATTGTTTCCACCTTCGGCACCGCGTACTCTCTCGGTGAGATCGATCCCGAAGATGCCGCCCCCTTGTCGCATCAGATTGCCACGGACCCGACATGGAACAAGTACACGGCCATCTCGCTGATCATCTTCGTCTTGCTCTATGCCCCGTGCTTCGTCACCGTGGTCACCATGGCCAAGGAGTCGTCGTGGGGTTGGGCGCTGTTTTCAACGGTGTTTAATACCGCACTGGGCTTCGGTATGGCGGTGGCGGTTTATCAGGTCGGCACCCGATTATTAAGTTAA
- a CDS encoding TrkA family potassium uptake protein codes for MRIVFVGAGELTVETALLLIDRKHEVVIIEEDKARIEALTDTLDCSFLHGDGSRPNILKEAGPEHADYLFCLTENDQYNIIAALVGRSLGYGHVVVQIHDVDYLTICRELRLEHTVTPSKTISRYLADTVSGVDAVELSSMIKYEARCIMVEITEHNKGKIADFALPKEARIIGIYRDDQFLIADPEMTLKEKDEALILTHSKHLAELTERFTEQPEEPKEA; via the coding sequence ATGCGTATCGTCTTTGTCGGTGCCGGTGAGCTCACCGTGGAAACCGCGCTGCTGCTCATCGACCGCAAACATGAAGTGGTGATTATCGAAGAGGACAAGGCGCGCATTGAAGCCCTGACCGACACCCTGGACTGCAGCTTTCTCCATGGCGACGGCAGCCGTCCCAATATCCTCAAAGAGGCCGGGCCGGAGCATGCCGACTACCTGTTTTGCTTGACGGAGAACGACCAGTACAACATCATCGCCGCGCTGGTGGGGCGCTCGCTGGGCTACGGGCACGTGGTGGTGCAGATTCACGATGTCGATTACCTCACCATCTGCCGTGAGCTGCGTTTGGAACACACGGTGACGCCCTCCAAGACCATCAGCCGTTATCTGGCCGATACCGTGTCCGGCGTTGATGCCGTCGAGCTGTCGTCGATGATCAAGTATGAAGCGCGTTGCATTATGGTGGAGATTACCGAGCACAACAAAGGCAAGATCGCTGACTTTGCCCTGCCCAAAGAGGCGCGCATCATCGGCATCTACCGCGACGATCAGTTTCTGATTGCCGACCCCGAAATGACGCTCAAAGAAAAGGATGAAGCGCTGATTCTCACCCACAGCAAGCATTTGGCCGAGCTGACCGAACGGTTTACCGAGCAGCCGGAGGAACCGAAAGAGGCGTGA
- a CDS encoding FeoA family protein produces MESSLRTLNVNEKARITQLSASGEMARRLRDMGLVPGTELEVTGRAPLKDPVALRLRDFTLTLRNNEADHIMVERLENN; encoded by the coding sequence ATGGAATCATCTCTACGCACCCTCAACGTCAATGAAAAAGCCCGCATCACCCAGTTGTCCGCTTCAGGTGAGATGGCCCGTCGCCTGCGCGACATGGGCCTGGTGCCCGGCACCGAACTGGAAGTCACCGGCCGCGCCCCGTTGAAAGATCCCGTTGCGCTGCGTCTACGCGACTTCACCCTTACCCTGCGCAATAACGAAGCCGACCACATCATGGTCGAACGATTGGAGAACAACTGA
- a CDS encoding YqaE/Pmp3 family membrane protein, producing MDLIRILCAILLPPLGVFLQVGIGWPFWINILLTLFGYIPGIVHAVWVIAKK from the coding sequence ATGGATCTCATTCGGATTCTATGCGCGATTTTACTTCCGCCGTTGGGAGTGTTTCTTCAGGTCGGCATCGGTTGGCCGTTTTGGATCAATATTTTGCTGACTTTGTTTGGCTATATTCCCGGTATCGTGCATGCAGTGTGGGTGATTGCCAAGAAGTAG